A part of Aegilops tauschii subsp. strangulata cultivar AL8/78 chromosome 2, Aet v6.0, whole genome shotgun sequence genomic DNA contains:
- the LOC109756280 gene encoding uncharacterized protein → MAQAPGRAASAVRLFDAHCHLQDPRIAAAAPSLIRAATASGVGRFAVNGTSEKDWHLVKQMAQEHPAIIPCFGLHPWWVPERSPDWMDSLRQFFSETPEAAVGETGLDKGSHGKTIDFGEQVEVFERQLELAKELEKPVSVHCVRAFGDLLEILKRTGPFPAGVLLHSYLGSAEMVPGLANLGCYFSLSGFLTGLKSTKAKKMLKAIPLDRILLETDAPDAVPRLDNVSLVTVPVDTSDADIEMFQGDSTSQAATPSKESLNHPANIHIVLKYVASLLEMPEAELAEASYRNATKLFSYPGSKVHPKAETA, encoded by the exons ATGGCTCAGGCTCCAGGCCGCGCCGCCTCCGCCGTGCGGCTCTTCGACGCGCACTGCCACCTGCAGGACCCCCGCATCGCGGCGGCCGCCCCCTCACTCATACGCGCCGCCACAGCCTCCGGCGTCGGCCGGTTCGCGGTCAACGGCACCTCCGAG AAAGACTGGCACCTGGTGAAGCAGATGGCCCAGGAGCACCCGGCTATCATCCCCTGCTTCGGCCTCCACCCATG GTGGGTGCCGGAGAGGTCGCCCGATTGGATGGATTCGCTCCGGCAGTTCTTCTCGGAGACCCCAGAGGCGGCTGTTGGAGAG ACTGGTCTGGACAAGGGATCGCATGGAAAAACTATTGACTTCGGAGAACAG GTTGAAGTATTCGAACGACAACTTGAACTTGCTAAGGAATTGGAGAAACCTGTTTCTGTTCATTGTGTACGTGCCTTCGGCGATCTTCTGGAAATACTAAA GCGTACTGGGCCTTTCCCAGCAGGTGTGCTGTTGCATTCTTATCTGGGGTCTGCAGAAATGGTGCCCGGCCTTGCAAATTTAGGTTGTTACTTTTCATTGTCTGGTTTCCTTACAGGCCTGAAATCCACTAAGGCAAAGAAAATGCTCAAAGCA ATACCCTTGGACAGAATTCTGTTAGAGACAGATGCACCAGATGCAGTACCAAGGTTGGACAATGTTTCTCTAGTTACAGTCCCTGTGGACACTTCAGATGCAGATATTGAAATGTTCCAGGGCGATTCGACCTCTCAGGCGGCTACCCCTTCAAAAGAATCCTTGAATCATCCAGCTAACATCCACATT GTTTTGAAGTATGTGGCATCGCTGCTTGAAATGCCGGAAGCAGAACTCGCCGAGGCGAGCTACAGGAACGCCACCAAACTGTTCTCCTACCCTGGATCCAAAGTTCACCCCAAAGCTGAAACTGCGTGA
- the LOC109756279 gene encoding GDSL esterase/lipase At5g41890 has product MAVLPRHCCPSLFTAVILLLFCPSPASPHAFFIFGDSLVDAGNNDYLVTLSKANTPPYGVDFSFSGGKPTGRFTNGRTIADVIGEALGQESFAPPYLAPNSSAEVINSGANYASGSSGIFDETGSFYIGRVPLGQQISYFEKTRAQILETMGEKAAAEFLGEALFTVAAGSNDILEYLSPAVPFFGRQKPDPADFQDALVAKLAFHLKRLNELGARKFVIADVGPLGCIPYVRALEFIPAGECSAAVNKLCEGYNKRLRRMIGRLNQETGPESAFVYTNTHGIVMEIIRQHRQYGFEEALDPCCGGSFPPFLCTGVANSSSATLCEDRSKYVFWDAFHPTEAVNFIVAGRIVDGGAADASPVNVRALFQRRYG; this is encoded by the exons ATGGCCGTGCTCCCTCGCCACTGCTGCCCTTCCCTCTTCACAGCAGTGATCCTGCTCTTGTTCTGTCCATCCCCGGCGTCGCCTCATGCTTTCTTCATCTTCGGCGACTCCCTCGTCGACGCGGGGAACAACGACTATCTCGTTACCCTCTCCAAGGCCAACACCCCGCCATACGGCGTCGACTTCTCGTTTTCTGGCGGCAAGCCGACCGGGAGATTCACAAACGGCAGGACCATTGCGGATGTCATCG GTGAAGCCTTGGGGCAGGAGAGCTTTGCTCCTCCCTACCTGGCTCCAAACTCTAGTGCTGAAGTGATCAACAGTGGAGCCAACTATGCTTCTGGTTCTTCCGGCATTTTCGACGAGACCGGTTCCTTTTAC ATTGGAAGGGTGCCACTAGGGCAGCAAATCAGCTACTTTGAGAAGACCAGAGCTCAGATACTGGAGACCATGGGGGAGAAAGCCGCGGCCGAGTTCTTGGGGGAGGCGCTCTTCACGGTGGCTGCTGGATCCAATGACATCCTGGAGTACCTCTCACCTGCAGTGCCATTCTTCGGACGACAGAAGCCCGACCCTGCAGATTTTCAGGACGCCTTGGTTGCCAAGTTGGCATTTCATCTGAAG CGGCTGAACGAGCTCGGGGCTAGGAAATTTGTCATCGCCGACGTCGGGCCGCTGGGATGCATACCGTACGTCCGCGCCCTGGAGTTCATCCCTGCGGGCGAGTGCTCGGCGGCTGTGAACAAGCTCTGCGAAGGCTACAACAAGAGGCTGAGGAGGATGATCGGCAGGCTGAACCAGGAGACGGGCCCGGAGAGCGCGTTCGTCTACACCAACACCCACGGCATCGTCATGGAGATCATCCGGCAGCACCGTCAATACG GTTTCGAGGAGGCGCTGGACCCTTGCTGCGGCGGCAGCTTCCCGCCGTTCCTCTGCACCGGCGTCGCCAACTCGAGCTCCGCCACCCTGTGCGAGGACCGCTCCAAGTACGTGTTCTGGGACGCGTTCCACCCGACCGAGGCCGTCAACTTCATCGTCGCCGGCAGGATCGTCGACGGCGGCGCCGCCGATGCGTCGCCCGTCAACGTCCGCGCCTTGTTCCAGCGTCGATACGGATGA
- the LOC109756278 gene encoding rho GTPase-activating protein 5 — translation MAPFQMRFGLGISPSRTYDEEEEEEEDEEEEEEEFEEDEFEEEAESDGTASPPSTMMQAGRGGGLVGAVVGALRRSLVMCSAGAMGEDDDSDSDGDEEGMEIGRPMDVRHVAHVTFDRFGGFLGLPADLEPDVPRPTPGVSASVFGVSPTSLQCSYDQRGNSVPTILLTMQRKLYLREGLKIEGIFRINAENGQEICVRDQLNSGVVPDEVDLHCLAGLIKAWFRELPTGVLDTLTPEQVMHCNTEEECALLASMLPPVEAALLNWAINLMADVVELENYNKMNARNIAMVFAPNMTQMADPLTALMHAVQVMNFLRTLIVRTVREREEAAAASMTLQSCSDSPNDQDEPQTPEHLEKPFACPIQERVDHPMIDKAISEQLLSEAQQVLHNSKNDFEEQEKKCDMDHNKCHSGVPPRHNDPNSRVNSSGKEFGSRNAEGLFDRFSFRKGVERLCRHPVFQLSRSMRKAPDVAVFDAPREARQAWV, via the exons agaagaggaagagttCGAGGAGGACGAGTTCGAAGAGGAGGCGGAGAGCGACGGGAcggcctcgccgccgtcgacgATGATGCAGGCCGGGAGGGGAGGCGGGCTGGTGGGCGCCGTGGTCGGCGCGCTGCGGCGGTCGCTGGTCATGTGCAGCGCCGGCGCGATGGGGGAGGACGACGACAGCGacagcgacggcgacgaggaggggatggAGATTGGGCGGCCCATGGACGTGCGGCACGTCGCCCACGTCACCTTCGACCGCTTCGGCGGCTTCCTCGGTCTCCCCGCCGACCTCGAGCCCGACGTGCCCCGCCCCACGCCCGGCGTCAG TGCAAGTGTATTTGGCGTTTCACCAACCTCTTTGCAATGTTCATATGATCAAAGAGGAAATAGTGTGCCCACAATACTCTTGACGATGCAGAGGAAGTTGTATCTACGAGAAGGACTTAAG ATTGAAGGGATCTTCAGAATTAACGCAGAGAATGGTCAAGAAATCTGCGTCAGGGACCAATTAAACAGTGGCGTGGTTCCGGATGAAGTTGACTTACACTGCCTGGCTGGGTTGATAAAG GCATGGTTTCGGGAACTTCCAACAGGAGTATTGGACACGCTGACTCCAGAGCAAGTAATGCACTGCAACACAGAAGAGGAGTGCGCTCTCCTTGCTTCTATGCTACCACCAGTTGAAGCAGCATTACTTAACTGGGCTATTAATCTAATGGCCGATGTTGTGGAGCTTGAAAACTACAACAAGATGAATGCAAGAAACATCGCCATGGTTTTTGCGCCAAACATGACTCAG ATGGCCGATCCATTAACCGCCCTGATGCATGCAGTTCAGGTGATGAATTTCCTCAGGACTTTGATTGTAAGGACTGTAAGGGAAAGGGAGGAGGCAGCTGCAGCATCCAtgacattgcaatcatgctctgATTCCCCAAATGACCAAGACGAACCTCAGACGCCGGAGCATTTGGAGAAGCCGTTCGCTTGTCCAATTCAGGAGAGGGTCGATCACCCGATGATTGATAAGGCTATTTCTGAACAGCTCCTATCTGAAGCTCAACAAGTCCTCCATAATTCCAAAAATGATTTCGAAGAACAAGAGAAGAAGTGTGATATGGACCACAATAAGTGCCACAGTGGAGTTCCTCCACGTCACAATGATCCGAATAGCCGAGTGAACAGTTCCGGAAAAGAATTTGGTAGCAGAAATGCGGAGGGCTTGTTCGACAGATTTAGTTTCAGGAAAGGTGTGGAGAGGCTGTGCAGGCACCCTGTGTTTCAGTTGAGTAGGTCCATGAGGAAGGCCCCAGACGTGGCTGTGTTTGATGCTCCCAGAGAAGCAAGGCAAGCTTGGGTATGA